A genome region from Penaeus chinensis breed Huanghai No. 1 chromosome 22, ASM1920278v2, whole genome shotgun sequence includes the following:
- the LOC125037202 gene encoding uncharacterized protein LOC125037202, translating to MNKGNGCRKKPFRLKSEELFESVRPCGRGGQDTLPEDRTADGVLEDTQETGRQKTSWRDGHDWHKTGRCDADWGRPMPNIDLFEVEEDFCICVFRYLCLCIYL from the exons ATGAACAAGGGAAATGGCTGTCGAAAGAAACCGTTTCGACTAAAATCAGAGGAACTCTTTGAATCAG TAAGGCCATGTGGACGTGGTGGGCAGGACACATTGCCAGAAGATCGGACAGCAGATGGAGTCCTCGAGGACACTCAAGAAACAGGCCGTCAAAAGACCAGCTGGCGAGATGGTCACGATTGGCACAAGACCGGCAGATGTGATGCAGACTGGGGAAGGCCTATGCCCAATATCGATCTTTTCGAGGTTGAGGAAGAtttctgtatctgtgtatttcggtatctgtgtttgtgtatttatctgtga